In Zea mays cultivar B73 chromosome 7, Zm-B73-REFERENCE-NAM-5.0, whole genome shotgun sequence, the following proteins share a genomic window:
- the LOC100279697 gene encoding uncharacterized protein LOC100279697, with the protein MPWLPAEQGFLAVALGEKEVGGEQQQGRGWCCPWLGELARTALMPVWNREEKKEGAVGERRKATWGRLQGALGREREAGASSRRYWLGRPWRLEDEDNGKNCSQGERPTGKMEARASSAAAVRGRRSRGAMDDGEEDVAEEWELLLHAMDMEFGGPGKNGAHAWAGERLLQGSSAMEQKGRCCPAR; encoded by the coding sequence ATGCCATGGCTGCCGGCAGAACAGGGGTTCCTTGCTGTCGCACTAGGGGAAAAGGAGGTAGGAGGCGAGCAGCAGCAGGGGAGGGGATGGTGCTGTCCTTGGCTGGGAGAGCTTGCGCGCACTGCTCTGATGCCGGTCTGGAACAGAGAGGAAAAAAAGGAGGGCGCCGTTGGGGAGAGGAGGAAGGCAACTTGGGGAAGATTGCAGGGGGCGCTTGGTAGAGAGAGAGAAGCAGGGGCGAGCTCAAGGCGCTACTGGCTTGGGCGTCCATGGCGGCTGGAGGATGAAGACAATGGGAAAAACTGCTCGCAGGGGGAAAGGCCGACTGGAAAAATGGAGGCTAGGGCGAGCTCGGCTGCTgcggtgcgaggaagaaggagcaggGGCGCCATGGACGACGGCGAGGAGGATGTCGCCGAGGAATGGGAGCTGCTGCTCCACGCCATGGACATGGAGTTCGGCGGCCCTGGAAAAAATGGAGCCCACGCCTGGGCTGGTGAGCGTCTGCTCCAAGGGAGCTCGGCCATGGAGCAGAAGGGGCGCTGCTGCCCTGCACGCTAG